In Paenibacillus sp. G2S3, a single window of DNA contains:
- a CDS encoding LLM class flavin-dependent oxidoreductase: MKQPRDIRFSVLDLASIVEGGTAADSFHNSLDLARHTEKWGYHRYWFAEHHNMIGVASSATSLLIGHIAGGTQSIRVGSGGIMLSNHAPLVIAEQFGTLESLYPGRIDLGLGRAPGSDQPASRALRRGLGSDGSEFPEQLSELRAYFDPAGAGSRPAGVRAVPGEGLNVPIWLLGSSGFSAELAAKLGLPFAFASHFAPEYLLQALHIYHSNFRPSEVLDKPYVMVGLGVTAADTVDEARKLATSQQQQFLNIIRGRTGKLQPPVESMDGLWTVQEKAIMLDKQRYSFSGDKAAIKERLQDILKETQADELIISAGIYDHEARLRSYEIVAEVMKEL, translated from the coding sequence TTGAAACAACCTCGTGACATTCGATTCTCCGTACTGGACCTGGCTTCTATTGTGGAAGGAGGGACCGCGGCAGACTCTTTTCATAACTCTCTAGATTTAGCGCGGCACACTGAGAAGTGGGGCTATCATCGGTATTGGTTCGCTGAACATCATAATATGATCGGCGTTGCCAGCTCTGCTACCTCACTTTTGATCGGACATATTGCTGGTGGAACCCAAAGTATACGTGTTGGCTCTGGTGGCATTATGCTATCCAACCACGCACCACTTGTTATTGCCGAACAATTCGGGACACTCGAATCACTATATCCGGGACGGATCGATCTTGGACTGGGCAGAGCACCGGGATCTGATCAACCAGCTTCCCGTGCACTGCGTCGCGGCCTCGGAAGCGATGGCAGTGAATTCCCTGAGCAGCTAAGTGAGCTAAGAGCTTACTTCGACCCTGCGGGAGCAGGATCGCGCCCAGCTGGAGTGCGCGCGGTTCCTGGGGAAGGCTTAAATGTTCCTATCTGGCTTTTAGGCTCCAGCGGCTTTAGTGCTGAGCTAGCAGCCAAGCTTGGTTTGCCTTTTGCCTTTGCCAGCCATTTTGCACCTGAGTATTTACTTCAGGCGCTGCACATATATCACAGTAATTTCCGTCCATCAGAAGTACTAGATAAACCTTATGTTATGGTCGGACTCGGGGTTACAGCAGCCGATACCGTAGATGAGGCCAGAAAGCTAGCTACCTCACAGCAGCAGCAGTTCCTCAATATCATCCGTGGGCGTACAGGCAAGCTACAACCGCCTGTTGAAAGTATGGATGGGCTATGGACAGTACAAGAAAAAGCAATCATGCTCGATAAGCAGCGTTATTCTTTCTCTGGCGATAAAGCAGCGATTAAAGAACGACTTCAAGACATTCTGAAAGAGACACAAGCAGATGAATTGATTATCTCCGCAGGGATTTATGATCATGAAGCTCGTCTTCGTTCCTATGAAATTGTAGCTGAGGTTATGAAAGAACTGTAA
- a CDS encoding carbohydrate ABC transporter permease yields the protein MAGKKKRKGSKTIVNIVLGVICFIWLLPTLGLFMSSFRPAADILQTGWWKAFPHQEWKAGETIQLSKDVDLREPIEVNGKTYSDDQLKAGVKADGSRLMWENRRARTINQQEQGWKMTPDLTLDNYNNVLSGKEYKLKQADGSETVQKGTGLSQAFWNTLTIAVPATVIPVLIASFAAYAFAWLRFPGRRTLFVIIIAMLVIPIQVALIPVLKDYTALGLNGSYLGIWLAHTAFGLPLVTYFMYNFISQLPKDLFESAFMDGASHFTIFSRLILPLSVPALASIGIFQFLWVWNDYLVSLIFIGNQPSVQVMSMKIADLVGSRGNDWHLLTSAAFISMLMPLAIFFLLQKYFVRGLMGGSIKG from the coding sequence ATGGCCGGGAAAAAGAAGAGAAAAGGCAGCAAGACGATTGTTAATATCGTGCTGGGTGTGATTTGTTTCATTTGGCTGCTTCCGACCCTTGGACTGTTCATGTCCTCCTTTCGTCCGGCTGCCGATATTCTGCAGACTGGGTGGTGGAAAGCTTTTCCCCATCAGGAGTGGAAGGCTGGAGAGACCATTCAGCTATCGAAGGACGTGGATCTGCGGGAGCCGATTGAGGTGAACGGTAAAACCTATTCAGATGATCAGCTGAAGGCAGGCGTGAAGGCCGATGGCAGTCGTTTGATGTGGGAGAACCGTAGAGCGCGTACGATAAATCAACAGGAACAAGGCTGGAAAATGACACCGGATCTCACATTGGATAACTACAATAACGTGCTCTCGGGTAAGGAATACAAGCTCAAGCAAGCCGATGGCAGTGAAACGGTGCAAAAAGGTACCGGATTGTCGCAAGCCTTCTGGAATACATTGACGATTGCAGTTCCAGCAACGGTTATTCCGGTGTTGATTGCTTCTTTTGCCGCCTATGCTTTTGCTTGGCTGCGTTTTCCTGGGCGCCGAACACTCTTTGTCATCATTATCGCTATGCTCGTTATTCCAATCCAAGTAGCACTTATTCCAGTGCTTAAAGATTATACGGCTCTTGGATTGAACGGAAGCTACTTGGGCATTTGGCTGGCGCATACGGCCTTTGGATTACCGCTAGTTACGTACTTTATGTATAACTTTATCAGTCAGCTGCCTAAGGATTTGTTCGAGTCGGCTTTTATGGATGGGGCGAGTCATTTCACTATTTTCAGCAGGCTGATTCTACCGTTATCTGTGCCCGCACTGGCTTCTATCGGAATCTTTCAATTCCTATGGGTGTGGAATGATTATTTAGTCTCGCTGATCTTTATCGGCAATCAACCGTCTGTGCAGGTCATGTCGATGAAAATTGCCGATTTAGTAGGCTCACGAGGCAACGATTGGCATTTACTCACCTCGGCTGCCTTTATCTCCATGCTGATGCCGCTCGCTATTTTTTTCCTGCTACAAAAGTATTTCGTCAGAGGGCTTATGGGTGGGTCGATAAAAGGCTGA
- a CDS encoding ABC transporter substrate-binding protein, translating to MKKTSGRKKSLALVLCLSFTMMLSACGGGNSNNAATTDPPAATASPTADNTAEATAAPSTEPAGSPLELAMKGDYKGTKVTMFGPFVDADQVKFENSIKEFEEKTGIDIQYEGSKEFEATINIRVDGGNAPDIADFPQPGLLASIAKTGKVIDLTNVLDQAKLTANYNKSWLDMSNMDGKDGKIMAGIWNRSNVKSLVWYPKKQFDEAGYKVPETWDEMMALTEQIAKDGDPAWAIGIESGAATGWPATDWVENIMLRTTTPENYDKWVKGELPFTSPEVKNAVEVMSKIWLNKDYVYGGAKSIVTTSFGDAPAPMFNNPPKAWFNMLGNFITSFFPETAKVDVDYDWFYLPPIDPQYGKPVLVAGDIYAMFNDRPEVRAVMEFFTTGESIKSWVQSGGVIAPMNDASLDWYTSESDRRMAKLVQDASTLRFDGSDLMPGKVGAGTFWKGMTDYVSGTATLDQALEQIQSGWNN from the coding sequence ATGAAGAAAACCTCAGGACGTAAAAAGTCATTGGCTTTAGTACTGTGTTTATCCTTCACTATGATGCTGAGTGCATGTGGCGGAGGTAATAGCAACAATGCAGCAACTACAGATCCACCTGCAGCAACTGCCAGCCCAACAGCAGATAACACCGCGGAAGCTACAGCTGCTCCTAGTACCGAGCCTGCGGGGTCTCCGCTAGAGCTAGCTATGAAAGGGGACTATAAAGGAACTAAAGTAACGATGTTCGGCCCCTTTGTAGATGCGGACCAAGTGAAATTTGAGAATAGTATTAAAGAGTTTGAAGAGAAGACAGGAATTGATATTCAATACGAGGGCTCAAAAGAGTTCGAAGCTACGATAAACATTCGAGTAGATGGGGGAAATGCTCCGGATATCGCTGACTTCCCGCAGCCGGGACTGCTAGCCTCCATTGCTAAGACTGGCAAGGTTATCGATTTAACTAATGTGCTGGATCAAGCTAAATTGACGGCTAATTACAACAAGAGCTGGCTCGATATGTCTAACATGGATGGGAAAGACGGCAAGATCATGGCGGGGATCTGGAACCGCAGTAACGTAAAGAGCTTGGTCTGGTATCCAAAGAAGCAATTTGATGAAGCAGGCTACAAGGTTCCTGAGACATGGGATGAGATGATGGCTCTGACAGAACAAATTGCTAAAGACGGTGATCCTGCTTGGGCTATTGGAATCGAGAGTGGTGCTGCAACAGGCTGGCCAGCAACAGACTGGGTAGAAAATATAATGCTGCGCACAACTACACCTGAGAACTACGATAAATGGGTAAAGGGTGAGCTGCCATTTACCTCTCCAGAAGTGAAGAATGCAGTAGAAGTTATGTCCAAAATCTGGCTCAACAAGGATTATGTTTACGGTGGTGCTAAATCCATTGTGACGACATCGTTCGGGGATGCTCCAGCGCCAATGTTCAATAATCCTCCTAAAGCATGGTTTAATATGCTCGGCAACTTTATTACAAGCTTCTTCCCTGAAACGGCAAAGGTTGACGTAGATTATGATTGGTTCTACCTGCCGCCTATTGATCCTCAATATGGCAAACCAGTGCTAGTTGCTGGCGATATCTACGCTATGTTTAACGATCGTCCTGAAGTTCGTGCAGTTATGGAATTCTTCACGACTGGTGAGTCCATTAAGAGCTGGGTACAGTCTGGCGGCGTAATTGCTCCAATGAATGATGCCTCCCTTGACTGGTACACTTCTGAATCCGACCGCCGTATGGCGAAGTTGGTTCAAGATGCTTCCACACTCCGCTTTGATGGCTCAGACCTGATGCCGGGCAAAGTGGGTGCAGGGACCTTCTGGAAGGGTATGACCGACTACGTGAGTGGTACAGCGACGCTGGATCAGGCGTTAGAGCAAATCCAGTCTGGCTGGAACAACTAA
- a CDS encoding LacI family DNA-binding transcriptional regulator, with amino-acid sequence MKPTIRDVARMAEVSISTVSRVMNAPNSVVESKRNRVMEAVERLRYQPNSFARGLIYKKSFTLGLLIPDIENLYFAGVIRGMQDACIKLGYSLMICNTDRDKERLLSYIDNFHEKQVDGIVFASDFLYPEYHDKLEGCRIPFVLVSSHSDQFDIPSVEVDDEAAAYDAVKFLIDLGHKDIGMIGFNHDNSVSGPPRYEGFVRALTESGLQQNIEKSKYASHRFEHAYQAAHELFTDYPELTAVFCVADEFAMGTISYLKDRNILVPGQVSVVGFDNLRMSSMFIPKLTTIAQPIYELGYRAAEKLHELLTTGEVQVLNEKMEHKLIVRESTREK; translated from the coding sequence ATGAAGCCAACCATAAGAGATGTTGCCAGAATGGCCGAGGTGTCGATTAGCACAGTATCACGTGTTATGAATGCACCGAATTCGGTAGTGGAGAGCAAACGGAATCGAGTGATGGAGGCTGTAGAACGATTGCGGTATCAACCTAATTCATTTGCACGTGGTCTGATTTACAAGAAGTCCTTTACACTGGGTCTGCTTATTCCGGATATTGAGAACCTGTATTTCGCAGGGGTGATTCGGGGGATGCAGGATGCTTGCATCAAGCTTGGGTACAGTTTAATGATCTGCAATACGGACCGCGACAAAGAACGACTACTGTCCTATATTGATAACTTCCATGAGAAACAGGTGGATGGCATTGTATTCGCCAGTGATTTTCTTTACCCTGAATATCATGACAAATTGGAAGGTTGTAGAATTCCATTTGTACTAGTGTCCTCGCATTCCGATCAATTCGACATTCCAAGTGTGGAGGTGGATGATGAAGCGGCTGCCTATGATGCGGTAAAGTTCCTAATTGATTTAGGTCATAAAGACATTGGTATGATTGGTTTTAACCATGATAATTCCGTATCAGGACCACCACGTTATGAGGGATTTGTAAGAGCACTAACAGAGTCGGGGTTACAGCAGAATATTGAGAAGAGCAAATATGCTAGTCATCGGTTTGAACATGCTTATCAAGCTGCACATGAACTATTTACCGATTACCCTGAGCTAACTGCTGTTTTCTGTGTTGCTGATGAATTCGCGATGGGGACGATTTCTTATCTGAAGGATCGTAATATTCTTGTTCCGGGTCAGGTATCCGTGGTTGGGTTTGATAATCTAAGGATGTCGAGTATGTTCATCCCGAAGCTAACTACGATTGCACAGCCAATTTACGAGTTAGGGTATCGTGCAGCCGAGAAGCTGCATGAATTGCTTACAACAGGAGAAGTGCAGGTATTGAATGAGAAGATGGAGCATAAGCTGATTGTGCGGGAATCTACACGGGAGAAGTAA
- a CDS encoding sugar ABC transporter permease, with product MQAQPQARQSVSLKAVLLSLVVLLANVVVNGAIFLFFRDSTLNPLLTAVLAVLWGVLGVYLIYYTLTWAVEQYPDHIRRKVLPYIFIGPAVILLGWLLVLPALRTLYLSFFNASSEKFVGLSNYAAIFSDHLMATALRNNLLWVFVGTLACVAFGLLIAILADRSSYEKIAKSIIFMPMAISFVAAGVIWKFVYYYQPGDEQIGLLNAIVTYFGGEPQAWTSMLQPWNNFFLIIILIWMQTGFAMVIFSAAIKGVPDDILEAARVDGANEVKIFFGIMIPYISATILTVTTTIIVFTLKIFDVVMVMTGGQYDTEVVATQFYRQFFMYRNFGYGSTLAIVLLIAVLPVIIINLRQFRKQGGF from the coding sequence ATGCAGGCACAACCACAGGCAAGGCAATCCGTTAGCCTGAAGGCGGTATTGCTGTCCTTAGTAGTGTTGTTAGCCAATGTTGTTGTTAACGGCGCAATCTTTCTGTTCTTCCGGGATTCCACATTAAATCCGCTGCTAACAGCGGTACTGGCTGTTCTCTGGGGGGTTCTAGGAGTTTATCTGATTTACTATACGCTTACATGGGCGGTTGAACAGTACCCGGATCATATCCGGCGCAAGGTGCTGCCATATATCTTTATTGGTCCGGCAGTGATACTTTTGGGCTGGTTACTTGTCCTGCCTGCGCTACGAACACTGTATTTGAGCTTTTTTAATGCTTCTTCAGAGAAATTTGTAGGTCTGAGCAATTATGCGGCTATCTTTAGCGATCATCTGATGGCAACGGCATTGCGTAACAATTTACTTTGGGTATTTGTGGGTACGCTGGCTTGTGTGGCATTCGGGCTCTTAATCGCAATTCTTGCCGATCGCAGCAGCTATGAGAAAATCGCCAAATCGATCATTTTTATGCCGATGGCCATTTCCTTTGTCGCAGCAGGGGTCATTTGGAAATTTGTATATTACTATCAACCCGGTGATGAACAAATTGGACTATTGAACGCCATCGTTACTTATTTTGGGGGAGAACCACAGGCATGGACGAGTATGCTTCAGCCGTGGAATAACTTTTTCCTCATCATCATTCTGATTTGGATGCAGACCGGATTTGCGATGGTGATATTCTCGGCAGCCATCAAGGGAGTTCCTGACGACATTTTGGAAGCCGCACGGGTGGATGGTGCTAATGAGGTGAAAATATTTTTTGGAATCATGATCCCTTACATTTCAGCAACCATTCTGACTGTGACAACGACCATTATCGTCTTTACGCTGAAAATATTTGACGTCGTCATGGTCATGACAGGAGGTCAATACGATACAGAGGTAGTGGCCACACAGTTTTACCGGCAGTTCTTTATGTACCGAAATTTCGGTTACGGCTCTACATTAGCCATTGTTCTGCTGATTGCAGTATTGCCTGTGATCATAATCAATCTACGTCAGTTCCGTAAGCAAGGGGGATTCTAA